A stretch of DNA from Staphylococcus equorum:
TCATAAAGCGTATCGACACCTTTCTATATATAAATAAGCACCTGTATCATACCAAATCACGCTTATAAAATACAATGATTTAAAAACTGTAAATAAAGGAGATTGAAAATGAATAAAATAGCAATCGTAAGTGCAAAACGTACACCAATTGGAAGATTTAAAGGGAAATTAAGTAATTATTCAGCAGTTGAACTTGGAAAGAAAACATTAAAAGCAGCAATAGAAGCAATTAAATTAGACCCAAATACAATAGATCAAGTCATTTATGGCAATGTGTTACAAAGTGGAAGCGGACAAAACCCAGCGCGTCAAATTAGTATCAATGCAGGTGTACCGAATACGACGCCAGCTATGACGATTAATGAAGTTTGTGGTTCAGGATTAAAATCAATTATTCTCGGTAAACAAGCAATCCAATTGGGAGAAGCGAAAGTAGTTGCAGTTGGTGGCGTAGAAAGTATGACGAACGCACCACAACTTATTTTGAAAGAAGGAGAATCACCTGTTCAAAGCTTTATGCATGACGGTTTAACAGATGCTTTTTCAAATGTGCCAATGGGCATCACAGCAGAAAAAATTGCTGAAAAATACGATGTGACACGCGAGCAACAAGATAAATTTGCAAATGATTCTCATCAAAAAGCACATCAAGCGACTGAAGCGGGCAAATTTGATAATGAAATTGTACCTTTAAAAGACGTAAATGGCGAATGGATGACAAGTGATGAAGGTATACGTGGCAATACGAGTATAGAAAAGCTTGCAACTTTAAAAACAATTTTTAAGGAAAATGGCACAGTTACTGGTGGTAATGCATCTAGTATTAATGATGGTGGTTCAACTATTATCTTAATGGACGCAGCTTATGCAAAAGAACAAGGCTATGAAATTTTAGCGCTTCTAGGAGAACACGCTGAAATAGGTTGTGACCCTGATTATATGGGATATGCACCATATCATGCAGTTACGAAATTATTAGATAAGACAGGTAAACATATTGATGACATAGATGTAGTTGAAATGACTGAAGCATTTGCATCACAAAGTATCCCTGTTCGAGATAATTTAGGCATAGCTGAAGAGAAACTCAATTTATATGGTGGTGCGATTGCGCTAGGTCACCCAATCGGTGCAACTGGTACACGCTTAGTAACGACACTTGTGAATGTATTGTCACAAGAGGATAAACAAAGTGGTATCGCTACGGCTTGTATTGGCGGCGGCTTAGGTATAGCACTAGAAATTGAAAAGGGGCATAAATAATGGAAGCATTAGATAAGTCATTTCGTCATTTATCTCGTGAAGAGAAATTAGAGCAACTTGTTCAAAAAGGCTGGTTGAGCAATGAAAATAAAGCGGTATTGCTAAATAACCCGCTTATTCCTGAAGAGATTGCGAATAGTTTGATTGAAAATGTAATTGGTCAAGGTTCTTTACCTGTAGGATTACTACCTGAAATTATTGTTGATCAAAAACCATTTGTCGTGCCAATGATGGTAGAAGAACCTTCAGTTGTTGCAGCTGCAAGCTATGGTGCTAAACTTGTCAATCAAACTGGTGGTTTCAAAGTGGTATCTAGTGAACGTTTAATGATTGGCCAAATTGTATTTGATGGCGTAAATGATACACAGGCACTTGCACAAAAAATTAATCAGTTGGAATCACAAATTAAACAAATTGCTGATGAAGTATATCCTTCAATTTTAGAAAGAGACGGGGGCTACCGCCGCATAGAAATTGATACGTTTTCAGCGGAAGGCTTATTGTCATTAAAAGTATTTGTAGATACAAAAGATGCTATGGGTGCGAACATGCTGAATACAATTTTAGAAGGTATTACAGCTTATTTGAAAAATGAATTAGACAATATTGATATTTTAATGAGTATTTTATCTAACCATGCGACAGCGTCTGTAGTTAAAGTACAAGGTGAAATAGAAGTTTCTGCTTTATCCAAAGATGGCCGCAATGGACAAGAAGTAGCGAAACGTATGGAACGTGCTTCTGTATTAGCACAAGTAGATATTCACCGTGCAGCGACACATAATAAAGGTGTAATGAATGGTATCCACGCTGTTGTCTTAGCAACAGGTAATGACACACGTGGTGTTGAAGCAACCGCACATGCATATGCAAGTAAAGATGGACAGTATCGTGGCTTAGCAACATGGCATTATGATGAGCAACGTCAGACATTAGTTGGGACGATTGAAGTTCCTATGACATTAGCGACAGTCGGTGGCGGTACAAAAGTGTTACCAATTGCTAAAACAGCGCTAGATTTAATGAAAGTAGATTCCGCTGAACAACTTGGACATGTAGTTGCTGCTGTTGGCTTGGCACAAAACTTTGCTGCTTGTCGAGCATTAGTATCAGAAGGTATCCAAAAAGGACATATGAGCTTACAGTATAAATCGTTAGCCATTGTTGTGGGTGCAGAAGGTAAAGAAATCGCACAAATCGCAGATATGTTGAAAGATGAGCCAAGAGCCAATACAGCTACAGCACAACAATTGCTAGATCAATTAAGAGAGAACAAATAGAATTAGTATATATAAAGTACCTTCAATGTGAAAGGTATAATTGAATCATAGGTGGATGTATTAGGGGAGTGAGACACGATAATGTCCACTCCCCTTTAGCGTGCTTAGTTTGAAGAGAAATAAATATCTCTGGTTAAATTGTTAAAACGCTATTTCTATTATCCAATGCTATGGTTATGATTTTATTTTAAGAAAATACTATCATATACTTGTTATATAAGAAAAAGTAGAAAAGGGGTATGAATAATGGAAAACAACAACATTCCGGCATTATCATATAAAGGGAATGCAAGTACAGCTGTGCCAATACTTTCACATGAAGCGGATATCCAAACGGTTACGGCAGAACAATGGCTAAAAATCTCTGATGAAGGTTTACAACTTGAAGGGCTATGCTTTGATAAAGATGGGAATCTACTTTTATGTGAAGTATTTGGAGGTACAATCTTTCACGTAGACCTGCCAGAGAAAAAAGTGACAACACTATTTCAATCACAAAAACAAAATCCAGCAGCAGTTAAAATACATAAAGATGGAAGACTTTTTGTTTGTTATTTGGGGGATTTTGAAAGCTCAGGAGGTATCTTTGCAGTAAATTCAGAAGGTGAACAAGAAGTTCCAATTGTTTCAGATATTGATACTGAATATTGTGTTGACGATTTAGTATTTGATAGTAAAGGTGGATTTTATTTTACAGATTTCCGTGGTTATTCTACAAATCCTAAAGGTGGCGTTTACTATGTGTCACCAGATTATAAAACGATCACACCTGTCATTCAGAATCTTGCTGTGGCCAATGGTGTGGCCTTAAGTACTGATGAAAAAACATTGTGGGTTACAGAGACAAATGCAAATCGATTACATCGCATAGATTTATTGGATGATGGTGTTACGATTGCGCCATTTGGAGCCTCTATTCCTTATCACTTCACAGGACATGAAGGTCCAGACTCTTGTTGCATTGATAGCGATGACAACCTTTATGTTGCAATGTATGGTCAAGGAAGAGTACTTGTTTTTAATAAAAAAGGTTATCCAATAGGTCAAATCTTGATACCAGGGCGTGACCAAGGGCATATGTTGAGATCAACGCATCCTGCCTTTATTCCTGGTACAGATCAATTAATTATTAGTGCGAACGATATAGAAATGGGTGGGGACTCTTGGTTATTTACTGCTAAAGGTTTTGCCAAGGGACATCAGAGTTACCAATTTTATTAAATTTAATTGAATAAACAGATATAGAAAAAATGTAACTTCGACTCGGAGTTACATTTTTTCTATATTAATGTTTTTAATACATAGTCATTCCCTTTAATAAAGATTGGAGGAATATGATGTGACTTGTTGTTTTAAAAAAGCGAGTTGTAAAAAATAGTGGCCTATCTGTATAAAAAAAGTGGTTTGAATGATGTAAAATAACTACAAATGTGATAATAACTACCTTTAAATAATAAATACGCTGTTGAAAGCGCATAAAAAGTTAAGTATGATATAAAATAACAAAGGGGAGGTGCCTACTATTTTTAATAAGAAATCTAAAAATAATGGCGAAAAGATTAGAACAAAGAAAGAATTAGGACTTACATCTGCTTTAATTACTTTAATCATTATGATAACTTCAATGTTATTAACGGTAGCGGTGCTTGAGAAAGAGCCTCATATACCATTAATGATTGGTACGGCAGTTGCGATTATTATAACCATGTTACATGGATACGCATTTAGCGAAGTAGAGGAAATGATGTATAAGGGGATTCGACATGCATTACCGGCTATAGTAATCATTATTCTCGTAGGTTTAGTAATTGGTTCATGGATAGGTAGTGGTGTAGTAGCTACTATGATTTATTACGGACTGCAATTAATCGACCCAAGATACTTTTTAGTCGTAGTAATTGTGCTATGTGGTATTGTGGCATTAGCTATAGGTAGTAGTTGGTCTACAATGGCGACAGTAGGTGTAGCATCTATGGGTATTGGCCTGAGCATGGGTATTTCGCCAGGTATGGTTGCAGGCGCAGTCATCTGTGGATCTTACTTTGGTGATAAAATGAGTCCATTATCTGATACGACAAATTTAGCTTCTGGTTTGTCTGGTGTTAATTTATTTGAACATATTCAACACATGTTTTTTACAACGATACCAGCTTTGGTGATATCACTAGTTGCATTTTTCTTTATAGGTATACGTTTTGGTGATAAAAACTTTGACACCAAAAATATAGATGAAATACTGACTACGATGCAAGATAGTTTTGTGATTACACCGTGGTTGCTCATAGTACCATTGGCAGTCATCGCACTTGTAGTAGTCAAAGTACCAGCAATACCAGCGATTTGCGTAGGTATTATATTAGGGTTCTTCGCGCAACTGTTTATACAAGGTGACTCGATTGTAGATGGATTAACAGCATTACAAACAGGTTACACGATTGAATCTGGTAATGAACTCGTTGATGAATTATTTAACCGTGGTGGATTAGAATCAATGTTCTATACGATTTCACTTACACTTGTCGCAATGACATTTGGCGGTGTGCTTGAATATTCAGGCATGTTAACTGCATTAATTTCGGTTATTTTAAAATTTGCTAAATCTACTGGATCATTAATTGCATCTGTTATAGTGTCATGTATTGGTACAAACTTTACATGTTCGGAACAATACATATCAATTATTGTCCCATCCAGAATGTACGCAGGGGCATTTAAAAAGAAAAATTTACATGCTAAAAACTTATCCAGAGCTTTAGAAGATGGCGGTACGTTAACGTCTGTGTTTGTACCATGGAATACTTGTGGTGTATTTATTGCTTCGACATTAGGTGTGTCTGTTATAGAATATGCGCCTTATGCAATTTTAAATTATACAGTACCAGTCATATCTATTATATTTGGGTATATTGGTTTTAAAATTATAGGATTAAGTAAAGAAGAAATTGAACAAAATAGAAAAGAAGAAGAAGAGGCGAACCTAACATAATGCAGCAATTTGATTTAAAAGCAGTCAACACGTTGATTTGTAACAGTTGTATTTAATTCAAGGTTAGTAAGCTAAACAATATAATATGAATTAAGTGTATAAACATATATTTCTGATTAATTAAAATTGTCCGAATATATTGAAAAATAAATGCGCTCCAAAGTTGAATTTAGTTTCAATTTTTTAGGAGTGCATTTTTCACGTTGATTTGTTCGTTTGTGATAGTTATTTAAAAATAACAATGGTCTGTGTATTAATGTTTTTGTAATGAGTTGATATTGAAAAATTAAAATTTAAACGTATACTTGAAAGTATTAATTATGTTTCAAGTAGAGGAGTACGTGCATGGATATTAAACAGATGAAGTACTTTGTTGAAGTTGTAAATCAAAATAGTATGACAAATGCTTCCAAATCTTTATATATTGCTCAGCCAACGATTAGTAAAGCGATAAAAGATTTAGAAAAAGAATTGAACATGACACTTTTCGACCGCAGTAAACGACAACTTGCATTGACTGATGCTGGTAGGGTGTTTTATCAGAAAAGCAAAGAAATTTTAACGCTCTATAATGATTTGCCTAGAGAGGTTAATAGTCTACTTGGTTTAGAAACAGGTCATATCAGTATAGGTTTGTCTGCAGTGATGAACATGAATAAGTTTATTCATATACTTGGTGAGTTTCATCAAAAATACCCAAATGTTACATACAATTTAGTGGAAAATGGTGGGAAGATGATTGAGACTCAGTTAATTAAAGATGAGATTGATATTGGTATTACCACAATTCCAGTGGATCAGTCCATTTTTCACTCTGTGTTATTATATGAGGAAGAATTGAGACTCGTATTGAATAAAGAGCATAGATTAGCGAATTATGAACAAATAAACATGAGTATGTTAAAAGAAGAGGACTTTATACTATTTAATGAAGATTTCTATTTAAATGACAAAATTATTGAAGCGGCTAAAAATTCAGGATTTGTGCCAAATACAATTTCTAAAATTTCTCAGTGGAACTTTATTGAAAATTTATTAAGCGCACATCTTGGTGTGAGTATCTTACCAGAGAATATTGTGAATTTACTTGATGGTAATTTTAAAAGTATAAAAATTGATGACCCAGCAATGCGTTGGGAGTTAGGCGTTATATGGAAAAAGGAAAAATATTTAAGTCATGCGACTAAAAAGTGGATTGAATTTATGAAACAAAGGTTATAAAAATACCTATATAGGTTGGTTATGACTTTAGTCAGTCTTATGAGAGCAGGAAGAAATCAAGTTTTGATTTCTTTCTGCTCTCTTTTTTGTTTGCAACAGCATAAATAATCAAATGTAAAGTCATGTAAGTGCCGAAATAGCAGGGGCTGTTGAATGAAAAGCATGAGTATTTAAAGTTTCATTATTATTGTTTAATATAATGAAATATAATGTATTCAATCGCTTACATGAAAAAAAGTAATAGGTGTCATTGATAATCAATATTTTTATTATATTACGTACGGGCTTATACTAGTATATGTAATCAATAAAACACCAAATAAAAATGACGATAAAGGGATGATAAAAATGCAGATGTCACTAAAGGTAGTTAGAGTTTTATTTCAAATATTAATGATTATGGCTATTACGTATGCTGGAAATGTCTTGCAAAGTGTTCTGCACATTCCAATTGCAGGAAGCATCGTAGGCTTAATCTTATTTTTTCTCTTACTACAATTTAAAATTATCCCATCACAATGGGTTAGTAAAGGTTCGAATTTTTTCTTAACAACTATGGTATTTTTCTTTGTACCTTCCGTTGTAGGGGTCATGGATGTCGTATCTGAGATTAATTTAAATTTCATTTTATTCTTCGCAATGATTATTTTAGGAACTTGCTGTGTTGCTTTAATTTCAGGGTTTATAGCGGAGAAAATGGTTAGAACTACGGAATATGGGAATGGAGAAGATTAGATGACACTTTTAAATGCTTTGATAATGATTGTCTTAACAATTGTTATGTATGCTGGAGCTAAAAAATTACAGCAAAAATTTAAAAACCCGTTTTTAAATCCAGCACTCATATCTTCTATTGGTATTATTACGATCTTGCTTCTATTTAATGTAGATTATCAAGGTTATATGGTTGGCGGTCAATGGATTAATTATCTATTAAACTGTACGGTGGTTTGTTTAGCTTTTCCGTTATATCAGAACCGTCATAAAATATTAAAACATGCCAATATCATATTCAGTAGTGTCTTCTCAGCAGTGATATTAAACTTTGTGTTTATATTTTGCTTATTGAAAATATTAGGTTATTCAAGAGAAATTATTATGACGATGTTACCACGCTCTATGACTGCCGCAGTTGGTATAGAAGTTTCAAATCAACTGGGCGGGGTAGATACGATTACTGTTATGTTTATCGTCGCGACAGGGTTAATTGGTAGTATATTAGGGTCTTATTTATTAAAAGTGGGAAGATTTAAGACCGCTATTGCAAAAGGTTTAACGTACGGTAATGCATCTCATGCATTCGGTACGGCACAAGCATTTGAAATAGATGGTGAGTCGGGGGCTTTTAGTTCTATCGGTATGATTTTAACAGCCGTTTTAAGTTCTATTGTATTACCGATACTCGTCCTCTTATTATATTAAGTTTTAAAACGAACTAGATATTTTACTGCAAACAACATCAGAAGAATCAACGATTTAAAATGATTGAAATTTGAAAGGAGCTATTTTAAAAATGGCAAAAATT
This window harbors:
- the cidR gene encoding cidABC operon transcriptional activator CidR, with product MDIKQMKYFVEVVNQNSMTNASKSLYIAQPTISKAIKDLEKELNMTLFDRSKRQLALTDAGRVFYQKSKEILTLYNDLPREVNSLLGLETGHISIGLSAVMNMNKFIHILGEFHQKYPNVTYNLVENGGKMIETQLIKDEIDIGITTIPVDQSIFHSVLLYEEELRLVLNKEHRLANYEQINMSMLKEEDFILFNEDFYLNDKIIEAAKNSGFVPNTISKISQWNFIENLLSAHLGVSILPENIVNLLDGNFKSIKIDDPAMRWELGVIWKKEKYLSHATKKWIEFMKQRL
- a CDS encoding SMP-30/gluconolactonase/LRE family protein: MENNNIPALSYKGNASTAVPILSHEADIQTVTAEQWLKISDEGLQLEGLCFDKDGNLLLCEVFGGTIFHVDLPEKKVTTLFQSQKQNPAAVKIHKDGRLFVCYLGDFESSGGIFAVNSEGEQEVPIVSDIDTEYCVDDLVFDSKGGFYFTDFRGYSTNPKGGVYYVSPDYKTITPVIQNLAVANGVALSTDEKTLWVTETNANRLHRIDLLDDGVTIAPFGASIPYHFTGHEGPDSCCIDSDDNLYVAMYGQGRVLVFNKKGYPIGQILIPGRDQGHMLRSTHPAFIPGTDQLIISANDIEMGGDSWLFTAKGFAKGHQSYQFY
- a CDS encoding thiolase family protein encodes the protein MNKIAIVSAKRTPIGRFKGKLSNYSAVELGKKTLKAAIEAIKLDPNTIDQVIYGNVLQSGSGQNPARQISINAGVPNTTPAMTINEVCGSGLKSIILGKQAIQLGEAKVVAVGGVESMTNAPQLILKEGESPVQSFMHDGLTDAFSNVPMGITAEKIAEKYDVTREQQDKFANDSHQKAHQATEAGKFDNEIVPLKDVNGEWMTSDEGIRGNTSIEKLATLKTIFKENGTVTGGNASSINDGGSTIILMDAAYAKEQGYEILALLGEHAEIGCDPDYMGYAPYHAVTKLLDKTGKHIDDIDVVEMTEAFASQSIPVRDNLGIAEEKLNLYGGAIALGHPIGATGTRLVTTLVNVLSQEDKQSGIATACIGGGLGIALEIEKGHK
- a CDS encoding hydroxymethylglutaryl-CoA reductase, degradative encodes the protein MEALDKSFRHLSREEKLEQLVQKGWLSNENKAVLLNNPLIPEEIANSLIENVIGQGSLPVGLLPEIIVDQKPFVVPMMVEEPSVVAAASYGAKLVNQTGGFKVVSSERLMIGQIVFDGVNDTQALAQKINQLESQIKQIADEVYPSILERDGGYRRIEIDTFSAEGLLSLKVFVDTKDAMGANMLNTILEGITAYLKNELDNIDILMSILSNHATASVVKVQGEIEVSALSKDGRNGQEVAKRMERASVLAQVDIHRAATHNKGVMNGIHAVVLATGNDTRGVEATAHAYASKDGQYRGLATWHYDEQRQTLVGTIEVPMTLATVGGGTKVLPIAKTALDLMKVDSAEQLGHVVAAVGLAQNFAACRALVSEGIQKGHMSLQYKSLAIVVGAEGKEIAQIADMLKDEPRANTATAQQLLDQLRENK
- the nhaC gene encoding Na+/H+ antiporter NhaC, with protein sequence MPTIFNKKSKNNGEKIRTKKELGLTSALITLIIMITSMLLTVAVLEKEPHIPLMIGTAVAIIITMLHGYAFSEVEEMMYKGIRHALPAIVIIILVGLVIGSWIGSGVVATMIYYGLQLIDPRYFLVVVIVLCGIVALAIGSSWSTMATVGVASMGIGLSMGISPGMVAGAVICGSYFGDKMSPLSDTTNLASGLSGVNLFEHIQHMFFTTIPALVISLVAFFFIGIRFGDKNFDTKNIDEILTTMQDSFVITPWLLIVPLAVIALVVVKVPAIPAICVGIILGFFAQLFIQGDSIVDGLTALQTGYTIESGNELVDELFNRGGLESMFYTISLTLVAMTFGGVLEYSGMLTALISVILKFAKSTGSLIASVIVSCIGTNFTCSEQYISIIVPSRMYAGAFKKKNLHAKNLSRALEDGGTLTSVFVPWNTCGVFIASTLGVSVIEYAPYAILNYTVPVISIIFGYIGFKIIGLSKEEIEQNRKEEEEANLT
- a CDS encoding CidA/LrgA family protein, with translation MQMSLKVVRVLFQILMIMAITYAGNVLQSVLHIPIAGSIVGLILFFLLLQFKIIPSQWVSKGSNFFLTTMVFFFVPSVVGVMDVVSEINLNFILFFAMIILGTCCVALISGFIAEKMVRTTEYGNGED
- a CDS encoding LrgB family protein, translated to MTLLNALIMIVLTIVMYAGAKKLQQKFKNPFLNPALISSIGIITILLLFNVDYQGYMVGGQWINYLLNCTVVCLAFPLYQNRHKILKHANIIFSSVFSAVILNFVFIFCLLKILGYSREIIMTMLPRSMTAAVGIEVSNQLGGVDTITVMFIVATGLIGSILGSYLLKVGRFKTAIAKGLTYGNASHAFGTAQAFEIDGESGAFSSIGMILTAVLSSIVLPILVLLLY